A window from Fervidicoccaceae archaeon encodes these proteins:
- a CDS encoding DUF99 family protein → MSSSSGESDVFVGIDDGMFLKGKSKWTVLVGVKFNGLSWERTALEKIYVDQLNGTDSALRLLERLVEKGERCTVFLDGVTFAGFNVIDPNALYERTKFSIVSIFRRRPNREKIERALKLHFSDWMLRWEIISRVSDEIDEVSIRGRKLFFYSPNNVALASSMIRRMALVSKIPEPLRIADMLAKELGRFFLSFTYT, encoded by the coding sequence TTGAGCAGCTCATCAGGAGAAAGTGATGTCTTTGTTGGAATAGATGATGGTATGTTCTTGAAGGGAAAAAGCAAGTGGACTGTGCTCGTGGGAGTAAAATTCAATGGCCTTTCTTGGGAAAGGACTGCACTGGAAAAGATCTATGTAGACCAGCTCAACGGAACTGATTCTGCCCTGAGACTTCTGGAGAGGCTGGTTGAAAAGGGAGAGAGATGCACTGTTTTTCTCGACGGAGTGACCTTCGCTGGTTTCAATGTGATCGATCCAAATGCTTTATATGAAAGGACAAAATTCTCCATAGTCTCGATTTTCAGAAGAAGGCCAAACAGAGAAAAAATTGAGAGGGCTCTCAAACTGCACTTCTCTGATTGGATGCTCAGGTGGGAGATAATCTCGAGAGTATCAGATGAGATTGATGAGGTAAGCATAAGAGGGAGGAAGCTTTTTTTCTATTCTCCAAATAACGTAGCTTTAGCATCTTCCATGATAAGGAGAATGGCGCTTGTATCGAAGATTCCTGAGCCTCTGAGAATAGCTGACATGCTAGCAAAGGAATTAGGAAGGTTTTTCCTCTCCTTTACATATACATGA